A region of Beijerinckia sp. 28-YEA-48 DNA encodes the following proteins:
- a CDS encoding sialate O-acetylesterase — protein sequence MITRLVRLTIAALLLALAFLYGALRDHQGQWPANPIRRFEAEWRTPAARRIEIDNFGRLVAYPGKSDVACPPAGPRTAVILAIGQSNASNEAGERGKSHHGANIVSWFDGKCQIAESPLLGTSGDRGESWTILANKLIEAGAYDTVVIVPLAIGGTKVARWSPGGDLFTMLMQQLDRLTPTYFPTHIVWVQGEDDRSQGTDTATYRQHFLGLVDSIRGKGVGAPIFVTRATFCEPDIPWVRENPVGIALDQMPDPSKGIYAGVDTDRLISAEDRMDGCHFGGRGVAIFTDAMKDLIIQGNSAAAGQEKTNR from the coding sequence ATGATCACGAGATTGGTGCGTCTCACAATCGCTGCGCTGCTCCTAGCCCTGGCCTTCCTTTACGGGGCGCTGCGCGACCATCAGGGCCAGTGGCCAGCCAACCCCATCCGGCGCTTTGAAGCCGAATGGCGGACGCCGGCCGCGCGGCGCATCGAAATCGACAACTTTGGCCGGCTTGTTGCCTATCCCGGCAAATCCGACGTGGCCTGCCCGCCCGCTGGTCCACGCACGGCCGTCATCCTCGCGATCGGCCAATCCAACGCCTCCAACGAGGCTGGCGAGCGTGGGAAATCGCACCATGGCGCCAACATCGTTTCGTGGTTCGACGGAAAGTGCCAGATCGCCGAGTCTCCCCTCCTTGGGACCAGCGGAGACCGTGGCGAGAGCTGGACGATCCTCGCCAACAAGCTCATCGAGGCGGGCGCCTACGACACCGTCGTCATCGTCCCTCTCGCCATCGGCGGAACCAAAGTCGCGCGCTGGAGCCCTGGCGGTGATCTCTTCACCATGCTCATGCAGCAGTTGGACAGACTGACGCCGACCTATTTCCCGACCCATATCGTCTGGGTTCAAGGCGAAGACGACCGCAGCCAAGGCACCGATACGGCGACCTATCGCCAGCATTTCCTCGGACTGGTCGACAGCATCCGTGGCAAGGGCGTTGGCGCACCTATTTTCGTAACCCGCGCCACGTTTTGCGAGCCCGACATTCCGTGGGTGCGCGAGAATCCCGTCGGTATCGCCTTGGACCAGATGCCAGACCCGTCCAAGGGCATTTATGCCGGCGTCGATACGGATCGATTGATATCGGCCGAAGACCGCATGGACGGCTGCCATTTCGGCGGCAGAGGCGTGGCCATTTTCACGGACGCCATGAAGGATCTGATCATTCAGGGAAATAGCGCGGCGGCCGGTCAGGAGAAAACGAACCGGTAA
- a CDS encoding LysR family transcriptional regulator, protein MVDWEDIRHFLAVAQSGSLSAAARSLKVDHATVSRRLAALEAALDVRLVDRLPRSCRLTTTGQQVFERALEMEAGAHGIARLAKAAHAPLVGRVTLSAAPVLVTHLLAERLTRFRTEYPDIRLSLSSEGQQISLSRREADVALRMAQPDEASSVARKIGRMPFGLYAHRAYVHLTIPERWQFIAFDESFADMPQQVWLLGIAGKRPVACELNLISEHLIAARAGAGVAGLPCFIGERDRDLVRIDQDVPAFARDIWLAVHHDLRQAPAVRAVMDFVAAAVVENRDLSLR, encoded by the coding sequence ATGGTTGACTGGGAAGACATCCGGCATTTCCTCGCCGTGGCGCAAAGCGGGTCGCTGTCTGCCGCTGCCCGCAGCTTGAAAGTCGATCATGCGACGGTGAGCCGGCGGCTCGCTGCCCTTGAGGCGGCGCTCGACGTGCGGCTGGTCGATCGCCTGCCGCGATCCTGCCGTCTCACCACGACCGGCCAGCAGGTGTTCGAGCGCGCGCTGGAAATGGAAGCCGGCGCCCATGGCATCGCCCGGTTGGCGAAGGCTGCTCATGCGCCGCTTGTCGGCCGGGTCACGCTGAGTGCGGCGCCGGTTCTGGTCACGCATCTTCTGGCGGAGCGCTTGACGCGCTTCCGCACCGAATATCCCGATATTCGCCTTTCGTTGTCTTCTGAAGGGCAGCAGATTTCGCTCAGCCGGCGCGAGGCCGATGTTGCCCTACGCATGGCCCAGCCCGATGAAGCGAGCAGCGTGGCGCGGAAGATCGGCAGGATGCCCTTCGGCCTCTACGCGCACCGGGCCTATGTCCATTTGACGATACCCGAGCGCTGGCAGTTCATCGCCTTCGACGAGAGCTTCGCCGACATGCCGCAGCAGGTGTGGCTGCTCGGCATTGCCGGCAAACGGCCTGTGGCCTGCGAATTGAACCTTATCAGTGAACATCTCATCGCCGCGCGGGCGGGGGCCGGTGTGGCCGGCTTACCCTGCTTTATCGGGGAGAGAGACCGCGATCTGGTGCGGATCGATCAAGACGTCCCGGCTTTCGCGCGCGACATCTGGCTCGCGGTCCATCACGACTTGCGCCAAGCGCCGGCGGTTCGCGCCGTAATGGATTTCGTCGCGGCCGCCGTTGTCGAGAACCGCGATCTGTCGTTGCGATAA
- a CDS encoding RDD family protein yields MSYSGQNSPAPVIFDQDLPAAALEGVRTRRIIAVCLDLILVTILVTVAFMVLGILGVVTFGLAWLPIPFLFPLVAFFYNGLTVSGWRHGTPGMRFMDLEASLTDGHPVPFINAAAHAVLFYLSFTILTPFSLLVCLFTRNKRCLHDILSDVIITRRRD; encoded by the coding sequence ATGAGCTATTCCGGCCAGAACTCCCCCGCCCCGGTGATCTTCGATCAAGATCTACCGGCCGCTGCCCTTGAGGGCGTGCGGACGCGTCGGATCATCGCGGTCTGTCTTGACCTGATCCTCGTCACCATTCTCGTGACCGTCGCCTTCATGGTGTTGGGCATCCTGGGTGTCGTCACGTTCGGCCTCGCCTGGCTACCCATCCCCTTCCTGTTTCCGCTGGTCGCATTCTTCTACAACGGCCTCACGGTCTCGGGCTGGCGTCATGGCACGCCCGGCATGCGCTTCATGGATCTCGAAGCCAGCCTCACCGACGGCCATCCGGTGCCGTTCATCAATGCCGCCGCTCATGCGGTGCTGTTCTATCTGAGCTTCACCATCCTGACGCCGTTCTCGCTGCTGGTCTGCCTGTTCACCCGCAACAAGCGCTGCCTGCACGACATCCTGTCGGACGTGATCATCACCCGCCGCCGCGACTAG